From Caulobacter segnis, a single genomic window includes:
- a CDS encoding tetratricopeptide repeat protein, whose amino-acid sequence MADDDYRFNGVWAKLKWNASKTCAVGVEWRTDRQLVLGFTVTAKGDETRWAPFLTSPIGLGKIDTAAGKLVWEDDRHAWLWHSNKRDGWRIDTETLQVHFLYAPAEEGNPHGQYQLGKMYLNGDDWVGVDPVKARHWLGKSADQGFARAKRLLEDL is encoded by the coding sequence GTGGCGGACGACGACTATCGGTTCAACGGTGTCTGGGCCAAGCTCAAATGGAACGCCAGCAAGACCTGCGCCGTCGGAGTCGAATGGCGGACAGATCGCCAACTGGTGCTCGGCTTCACGGTTACCGCCAAGGGCGACGAGACGCGCTGGGCGCCGTTCCTCACCTCGCCGATCGGGCTGGGCAAGATCGACACGGCGGCGGGCAAGCTGGTCTGGGAAGATGATCGCCATGCCTGGCTCTGGCACAGCAACAAGCGCGACGGATGGCGGATCGACACCGAGACCTTGCAGGTCCACTTCCTCTACGCGCCTGCCGAAGAGGGCAATCCGCACGGGCAATACCAGCTTGGTAAAATGTACCTGAACGGGGATGATTGGGTTGGCGTCGATCCCGTCAAGGCGCGCCATTGGTTGGGGAAATCCGCCGATCAGGGCTTCGCGCGCGCCAAGCGGCTTTTGGAAGATCTGTAG
- a CDS encoding DUF4303 domain-containing protein, whose translation MDWSTDVEKLRAATIAAFDALPSALEGQRLYAICLQTADDGMGVGFCANTEEGYVEKRASEAEVEDMTPEYSVYMRWAPAEWRYELFGDDHFADVNGDFTAASLDGIEDLALNRWVFGKQAEFILLRKTAAAL comes from the coding sequence GTGGACTGGAGCACAGACGTAGAGAAGCTTCGCGCGGCGACAATCGCAGCTTTTGATGCACTGCCTTCGGCGCTCGAGGGGCAGCGCCTCTATGCCATCTGCCTTCAGACCGCGGACGACGGCATGGGCGTCGGGTTCTGCGCCAATACCGAGGAGGGCTACGTCGAAAAGCGCGCCTCCGAGGCCGAGGTCGAAGACATGACGCCGGAGTACTCGGTTTATATGCGCTGGGCGCCCGCCGAGTGGCGGTACGAACTGTTCGGCGACGACCATTTCGCGGACGTCAATGGCGACTTCACTGCGGCCAGCCTCGATGGAATTGAGGATTTGGCCCTCAATCGCTGGGTGTTCGGCAAGCAGGCCGAATTCATCCTTCTCCGCAAGACCGCGGCGGCCCTATGA
- a CDS encoding vWA domain-containing protein, whose protein sequence is MTAVPVRNLAALALALTLIGCGDASSDRHAAADLDQAKAGGEAPGASAEARAYVAQFTKKDPEACFKKDVTLKQPALKGPAGQVTPRVPPTRVIVMIDGSGSMAGRMGGRTKLELAREAALGFVEGLPASVQTSLLVFGQQGNNSQAGKAKSCSAIDVLAPMSADRGPLRAALGQVRAVGWTPLAAGLDRAEALLAASTTPGEQIIYVVSDGEETCDGDPVAVARRINGGRTRAIVNVIGFNLPSGEAAKLTAVARAGGGGFVNLSNETELERYTAQVRESIRQTDNEVATSIATTDNNVATSIAITDADTCTTILATDEDTAMTIDLTDRETAGHPVPFKAEAKALLKARHDAMRARLEAYRTRLTKAEAGAKRSIDSAADAAR, encoded by the coding sequence ATGACGGCCGTTCCAGTTCGTAATCTTGCGGCCCTTGCGCTTGCGCTGACACTGATCGGCTGCGGTGACGCTTCGAGCGACCGGCACGCTGCGGCCGACCTCGACCAGGCCAAGGCCGGGGGAGAAGCTCCAGGCGCTTCGGCGGAGGCGCGGGCCTATGTCGCCCAGTTCACCAAGAAAGATCCGGAGGCGTGCTTCAAAAAGGACGTGACGCTTAAACAGCCAGCGCTGAAAGGGCCCGCCGGTCAGGTCACCCCACGGGTTCCGCCGACGCGCGTGATCGTGATGATCGATGGGTCCGGTTCGATGGCCGGGCGAATGGGCGGCCGGACCAAACTCGAGCTGGCGCGGGAGGCGGCGCTCGGCTTTGTCGAGGGACTGCCCGCATCGGTGCAGACATCCCTGCTGGTCTTCGGCCAACAGGGAAACAATAGCCAGGCCGGCAAGGCGAAATCCTGTTCGGCCATCGATGTGCTCGCACCGATGTCGGCTGACCGGGGGCCACTCCGCGCGGCGCTGGGACAGGTCCGCGCGGTCGGCTGGACGCCGCTCGCCGCCGGGCTCGATCGCGCCGAGGCGCTGCTGGCCGCTTCCACCACGCCCGGGGAGCAGATCATCTATGTCGTTTCGGACGGGGAAGAGACCTGCGACGGCGATCCCGTGGCCGTCGCCCGCCGGATCAACGGCGGCCGCACACGGGCGATCGTCAATGTCATCGGCTTCAACCTGCCGTCGGGCGAGGCCGCGAAACTGACCGCCGTCGCGCGCGCGGGCGGCGGCGGCTTCGTCAATCTGTCCAACGAGACGGAGCTCGAGAGATACACGGCGCAGGTGCGGGAATCGATCCGACAGACGGACAACGAGGTCGCGACCAGCATCGCCACGACCGACAACAACGTGGCGACCAGCATCGCCATCACCGACGCCGATACCTGCACCACGATTCTCGCCACGGACGAGGACACGGCCATGACCATCGACCTCACGGATCGCGAGACGGCTGGCCACCCCGTCCCCTTCAAGGCGGAAGCCAAGGCCCTGTTGAAGGCGCGTCACGATGCGATGCGGGCGAGGCTCGAGGCCTATCGGACCAGGCTCACCAAGGCGGAGGCTGGAGCGAAACGGAGCATCGATTCAGCGGCGGACGCGGCCCGCTAA
- a CDS encoding LacI family DNA-binding transcriptional regulator, translated as MQRDEQGGPVTIVDIARQAGVSIKTVSRVINREEGVGPQTRARVQELVEALGYRPNVSARSLSSRRSYLIGVIFMQVGAYHYVGEVQVGAMRACRRAGYHLVVEQVGAPDKMGGVQGLAGALRAARFDGLVLTPPTCDDPEVLAAVEAAGLPYVRIAPHREFERSPYVFMDDRRAAREQALRLWNMGHRRIAFIDGPADHGSAARRRQGYVEALQDRGVEPMPEWIAKGDFLSLSGFDATEALLRLAEPPTAIFAANDGMALGVLAAAAKNGLSVPRDLSVVGFDDIPEAEAAWPRLTTIHQPTAEMAEAAVEMLIDGFGDERFRTSVQVRQLDYRLVARDSAAAPSNPIVRT; from the coding sequence ATGCAGCGCGACGAGCAGGGCGGGCCGGTCACCATTGTCGACATCGCTCGTCAGGCGGGCGTGTCGATCAAGACCGTCTCGCGAGTGATCAATCGTGAGGAGGGTGTCGGGCCCCAGACCCGGGCGCGCGTCCAGGAGCTGGTCGAGGCGCTGGGTTATCGCCCCAACGTGTCGGCCCGCTCGCTGTCCAGCCGGCGCAGCTACCTGATCGGCGTGATCTTCATGCAGGTGGGCGCCTATCACTATGTCGGCGAGGTGCAGGTGGGGGCGATGCGCGCCTGCCGGCGGGCCGGTTACCATCTGGTCGTCGAGCAGGTTGGGGCGCCGGACAAGATGGGCGGCGTCCAGGGCTTGGCCGGCGCGCTGCGCGCCGCGCGGTTCGACGGCCTGGTGCTGACCCCGCCGACCTGCGACGATCCGGAGGTGCTGGCGGCCGTCGAGGCGGCGGGCCTGCCCTACGTCCGCATCGCGCCGCATCGCGAGTTCGAGCGCTCGCCCTATGTGTTCATGGATGACCGCCGGGCGGCGCGGGAGCAGGCCCTGCGCCTGTGGAACATGGGCCATCGGCGGATCGCCTTCATCGACGGACCGGCGGACCACGGCTCGGCCGCCCGGCGTCGCCAGGGCTATGTCGAGGCCCTGCAAGATCGTGGCGTCGAGCCCATGCCCGAATGGATCGCCAAGGGCGACTTCCTCAGCCTTTCCGGATTCGACGCGACGGAAGCCCTGTTGCGTCTGGCGGAGCCGCCAACGGCGATCTTCGCGGCGAACGACGGCATGGCGCTGGGCGTGCTGGCGGCGGCGGCCAAGAACGGACTTTCCGTGCCGCGCGATCTCTCGGTGGTCGGCTTCGACGACATTCCCGAGGCCGAGGCCGCCTGGCCGCGCCTGACCACCATCCACCAGCCGACCGCCGAAATGGCCGAGGCGGCCGTCGAGATGCTGATCGACGGATTCGGCGACGAGCGGTTCCGGACGAGCGTCCAGGTCCGTCAACTGGACTATCGCCTGGTCGCCCGGGATTCGGCCGCGGCGCCGTCGAACCCGATCGTTCGCACGTAA